Proteins found in one Lycium ferocissimum isolate CSIRO_LF1 chromosome 6, AGI_CSIRO_Lferr_CH_V1, whole genome shotgun sequence genomic segment:
- the LOC132060820 gene encoding uncharacterized protein LOC132060820 has product MTKGPVTTNPGTGNSKADIWEKEEMKKIKERYKKLNKVILDWESKKKKKAKRHLEQIEAKLDMRRAKTRQSFYSDIGRIENIAGGAKSQAEKNQANEELKAKEKANKIRSTGKIPATCLCC; this is encoded by the exons ATGACGAAAGGACCAGTTACGACAAATCCGGGTACTGGAAATTCTAAAGCAGATATTTGGGAgaaagaagagatgaagaagatcAAAGAACG GTATAAGAAACTGAATAAAGTGATACTTGACTGGGAGtctaagaagaagaaaaaggcaAAGCGTCATTTAGAGCAAATTGAG GCAAAATTAGATATGCGAAGGGCGAAAACAAGGCAAAGTTTTTACAGTGATATTGGAAGGATTGAAAACATTGCTGGAGGAGCCAAATCACAAGCAGAGAAAAATCAAGCAAATGAAGAGCTTAAGGCGAAAGAGAAAGCAAATAAAATCAGATCAACAGGGAAAATTCCAGCAACATGTTTGTGCTGTTAA